One segment of Clostridium ljungdahlii DSM 13528 DNA contains the following:
- a CDS encoding Rossmann-like domain-containing protein → MNKNEFYADLFHNFRKLVEDNGLLNDEVKITGRALTVEEAIGNTERKDFPIIKGKEKLLQADFKGAKGQAFTDMPNNFHGNLKQIIEMPLRTNFDTAVYIATLNAVCRYLGMTYKTVHCKDGEPEKCALELVEYIKNKYGNPKIALIGFQPAMLENLNKNYKVRIVDLDANNIGKVKYGVMVEDGSKPIEDLLNWCDIVVATGSTVANKTITSVLIDKPTIFFGTTLAGTAALMKLERFCACSK, encoded by the coding sequence ATGAATAAAAATGAGTTTTATGCTGATTTATTTCACAATTTTAGAAAACTTGTAGAGGACAATGGACTTTTAAATGATGAAGTAAAAATAACAGGAAGAGCATTAACTGTAGAAGAAGCCATAGGAAATACTGAGAGAAAAGATTTTCCTATTATAAAAGGAAAAGAAAAATTACTTCAAGCAGATTTTAAAGGTGCTAAAGGTCAGGCTTTTACAGATATGCCTAATAATTTTCACGGAAATTTAAAACAAATAATTGAAATGCCTCTACGGACAAATTTTGATACAGCTGTATATATTGCTACTTTAAATGCTGTATGTAGATATTTAGGAATGACATATAAGACAGTGCATTGTAAAGATGGGGAACCAGAAAAATGTGCTTTAGAGTTAGTGGAATATATAAAAAATAAATATGGGAATCCCAAAATTGCGTTGATAGGATTTCAACCAGCTATGTTAGAAAATTTAAACAAAAATTATAAAGTTAGGATTGTAGATTTGGATGCCAATAATATAGGAAAAGTTAAATATGGTGTAATGGTTGAGGATGGAAGTAAACCAATTGAAGATTTATTGAATTGGTGTGATATTGTAGTTGCTACAGGTAGTACTGTAGCTAACAAAACAATAACAAGTGTTTTAATAGATAAACCAACTATATTTTTTGGAACTACCCTTGCAGGCACGGCAGCTTTGATGAAACTTGAAAGATTTTGTGCTTGTTCAAAGTAA
- a CDS encoding DUF1847 domain-containing protein, whose translation MYTCAMCSEHYCKKGELDKLHLNCPCNEKEEQEQIKKLYSEDENYKLAHNSALVEAEGYCKKTRLEEIMDFANKCNFKKLGVAFCVGLSKEAKMLCKILKHNGFEVDSVICKNGSIPKEFLNIKDSQKVRPGTYEAMCNPIGQAILLNNAKTDLNIILGLCVGHDSLFIKHSNAPITVFAVKDRVLAHNPLGALYLSDGYYKNKLYK comes from the coding sequence ATGTATACTTGTGCTATGTGCAGTGAACATTATTGTAAAAAAGGAGAACTTGACAAATTGCATCTTAATTGTCCATGCAATGAGAAAGAGGAACAGGAGCAAATAAAAAAGCTATATTCTGAAGATGAAAATTATAAATTGGCACATAATTCAGCATTAGTTGAAGCAGAAGGATATTGCAAAAAAACAAGACTCGAAGAGATAATGGATTTTGCAAATAAATGTAATTTTAAAAAATTAGGAGTGGCTTTTTGTGTAGGGTTAAGTAAAGAAGCAAAAATGTTATGTAAAATATTAAAACATAATGGATTTGAAGTTGATTCGGTTATTTGTAAAAATGGAAGTATACCTAAAGAATTTTTAAATATAAAAGATAGTCAGAAGGTAAGACCAGGTACTTATGAAGCAATGTGCAATCCTATAGGACAAGCTATTTTATTAAATAATGCTAAAACGGATTTGAATATTATTTTAGGCTTATGTGTAGGACATGATTCATTGTTTATAAAACATTCTAATGCACCCATAACCGTTTTTGCAGTTAAAGATAGAGTACTTGCACACAATCCTTTAGGGGCCTTATATCTTTCAGATGGATACTATAAAAATAAGTTGTATAAATAA
- a CDS encoding permease, whose product MITQNDKLGKNFLIIIIFMLIFPILFSSISVLMPSFHFSLPNIQFKSLTDNKMLQGFSTIFLSIILEAFPFIMVGTILASIIQIFVTEETLAKIIPKNKFLGLLSAALIGLVFPICDCAIVPVVRKLIKKGMPLHIGITFMLSVPIINPVVLASTYYAFSNNIYIVIMRGGLGIIGAMIIGNVISIICDNSSVLKKVDMGLQYHHRHYHQHDSTCQCGCGHSHYNSGKKHNIGLTIMEVVDHTNIELNGVGKFVIIGAFLSSLMQTVVPRKYILLVGHDKIYSILVMIGLAFLLAVCSETDAFIARTFIGQFTTGSIIAFLIFGPMIDIKNTLMLSETFKSSFIIKLIFVIFTVCFIIGALVNYLPFNGGLIL is encoded by the coding sequence TTGATAACTCAAAATGATAAATTGGGAAAAAACTTTCTTATAATAATTATTTTTATGCTTATTTTTCCTATTTTGTTTTCAAGCATTTCAGTATTAATGCCATCATTTCATTTTTCACTGCCTAATATTCAATTTAAATCTTTAACAGATAATAAAATGTTACAAGGATTTTCAACAATTTTTTTAAGTATAATCTTGGAGGCATTTCCTTTTATAATGGTTGGAACAATATTGGCATCTATAATTCAAATATTTGTTACAGAAGAAACTTTAGCTAAGATAATACCTAAAAACAAGTTTTTAGGATTATTAAGTGCTGCTTTAATAGGATTAGTATTTCCTATATGTGATTGTGCAATTGTTCCTGTTGTAAGAAAATTAATAAAGAAAGGTATGCCGTTACATATAGGTATTACTTTTATGCTTTCCGTACCTATAATAAATCCAGTAGTACTTGCTTCAACTTACTACGCATTTTCAAATAATATTTACATAGTTATTATGCGCGGTGGGTTAGGTATTATTGGGGCAATGATTATTGGTAATGTAATTAGCATTATATGTGATAATAGTTCTGTATTAAAAAAAGTAGACATGGGTCTCCAATATCATCACAGGCATTATCATCAACATGATAGTACTTGTCAATGCGGATGTGGACATTCTCATTATAATTCAGGTAAAAAACATAATATAGGATTAACAATTATGGAAGTAGTGGATCATACAAATATAGAATTAAATGGTGTTGGAAAGTTTGTAATTATTGGTGCATTTCTATCTTCACTAATGCAAACAGTTGTACCAAGAAAATATATTTTATTAGTTGGACATGACAAAATATATTCTATACTTGTTATGATAGGTTTAGCATTTTTATTAGCAGTATGCTCTGAAACTGATGCATTTATTGCAAGAACATTTATTGGTCAATTTACTACAGGGTCTATAATAGCTTTTCTTATATTTGGACCAATGATTGATATAAAAAATACACTTATGTTAAGTGAAACTTTTAAAAGTAGCTTTATAATAAAACTGATTTTTGTAATTTTTACAGTTTGTTTTATTATAGGAGCATTAGTTAATTACTTGCCTTTTAATGGGGGATTGATATTGTGA
- a CDS encoding LysR family transcriptional regulator has translation MTIRHLKIFIAVVETGKMSTAAARCYISEPTVSQAIKELEGHYGVLLFERIGKKLCITEAGKNLFAYARMVVNQFDELEDNMLKGFSEKLRIGGTITVGSCIMPQLINQYCKIKPQVETFVYINNTKSIEEKLLKSELDIGIVEGKIKSRDLVAIPMINDYLVIICSKNHRFSGCSSISVKDLEEEYFVMREEGSGTRELFENYISRCGANINIKWEVTCPDMMKKVVIMNNCFAAISARLVEEEAKKGLLYVIKDSGQALNRYFSLVYYKNKFVNDNMKSLMYLLEEYKDKDILSGISTGTLMDI, from the coding sequence ATGACAATTCGACATTTAAAAATTTTTATTGCTGTAGTAGAAACAGGCAAAATGAGTACTGCTGCAGCTCGATGTTATATCTCGGAACCAACTGTCAGCCAGGCAATTAAAGAATTAGAGGGGCATTATGGTGTATTGTTATTTGAACGAATTGGTAAAAAATTATGTATTACAGAAGCAGGAAAGAACTTATTTGCCTATGCTAGAATGGTAGTAAATCAGTTTGATGAATTAGAGGATAATATGCTGAAGGGATTTTCAGAAAAACTTCGGATTGGTGGTACCATAACTGTGGGTTCCTGTATTATGCCTCAACTTATAAATCAATACTGCAAAATAAAGCCTCAGGTTGAGACCTTCGTTTATATTAATAATACTAAGTCTATAGAAGAAAAGTTGCTAAAATCTGAATTAGATATTGGTATTGTGGAAGGTAAAATTAAAAGCCGAGATTTAGTTGCTATTCCAATGATAAATGATTATCTTGTAATAATATGCAGTAAAAACCATAGATTTTCAGGATGCAGTAGTATTTCTGTTAAGGATTTGGAAGAAGAATATTTTGTAATGCGTGAAGAAGGAAGCGGTACGAGGGAACTTTTTGAGAATTATATTTCCAGGTGTGGAGCAAATATAAATATTAAGTGGGAAGTAACTTGTCCAGATATGATGAAGAAAGTAGTAATTATGAATAATTGTTTTGCAGCTATATCTGCAAGGTTAGTTGAAGAAGAAGCAAAAAAAGGTCTGCTGTATGTGATAAAAGACAGTGGGCAAGCTTTGAATAGATATTTTAGTTTGGTATATTATAAGAACAAATTTGTTAATGATAATATGAAGAGCTTGATGTATCTATTGGAGGAATATAAGGACAAAGATATCTTAAGTGGAATTTCTACTGGAACCTTAATGGACATATAA
- a CDS encoding metal ABC transporter substrate-binding protein, producing MYKRIISILMLMCSLVTFSACGNASVNSNNKVADKKESHGKIQVVVSFNAMREFAEAVGKDKVEVKTVIPNGVEPHEYEPKAKDLEDLNKAKVFVYNGLGMESWVDKSLKVINNKQLVVVEASKGFESIKNTDEGEIKEHGQNDPHAWVSLKGAEFEAKNIKEALVKADPSNKDYYEKNYKDFSTQLNSLYNDYKKKFDTVTNKNFVTGHAAFAYLCRDFGLKQNSVEDVFAEGEPTTKKMEELINYCKQNKIKTIFVEDMVSPKVSDTLAKEVGAKVQKIYTIESKEDNKDYIQSMKSNLELIYNSLK from the coding sequence ATGTATAAAAGAATAATCTCAATTTTAATGTTAATGTGTAGTCTTGTAACTTTTTCGGCATGTGGTAATGCTAGTGTGAACAGCAATAATAAGGTTGCTGATAAAAAAGAATCTCACGGAAAAATTCAAGTTGTAGTTTCTTTTAATGCTATGAGAGAATTTGCTGAAGCAGTAGGTAAGGATAAGGTAGAAGTTAAGACAGTAATTCCAAATGGGGTTGAGCCTCATGAATATGAGCCTAAAGCGAAGGATCTTGAAGATTTAAACAAAGCTAAAGTATTTGTTTATAATGGGCTTGGAATGGAGTCGTGGGTGGACAAGTCTCTAAAAGTTATAAATAACAAACAATTAGTTGTTGTTGAAGCATCAAAGGGTTTTGAGTCAATAAAGAATACTGATGAAGGTGAAATTAAGGAACATGGACAAAATGATCCTCACGCTTGGGTAAGTTTGAAGGGTGCGGAATTTGAAGCAAAAAACATAAAAGAAGCTTTAGTAAAGGCTGATCCATCTAATAAAGATTATTATGAGAAAAATTATAAAGATTTTTCAACTCAACTTAACAGTTTATATAATGATTATAAGAAAAAGTTTGATACAGTAACTAATAAAAATTTTGTTACAGGTCATGCAGCATTTGCTTATCTTTGTAGAGATTTTGGACTAAAACAAAATAGTGTAGAAGATGTATTTGCAGAAGGTGAGCCAACAACTAAAAAGATGGAAGAGTTAATTAATTACTGTAAGCAAAATAAAATAAAAACTATATTTGTAGAAGATATGGTAAGTCCTAAGGTTTCAGATACCCTTGCTAAAGAAGTTGGAGCGAAAGTACAAAAGATATATACAATTGAAAGCAAGGAAGATAATAAAGATTATATTCAAAGCATGAAGAGCAATTTAGAATTAATATATAATAGTTTAAAATAG
- a CDS encoding NifB/NifX family molybdenum-iron cluster-binding protein gives MNIAVAAEGENLNSIVSDKFEKCLYLLIVNMNDLSIKTIKNEKPCKGLSQKNLADEILKYDCEALITGDIQLTAFDILADEGVTRFFGAGYSVEKTLELMDKRSLKLIRNCNGTDSCSGNHH, from the coding sequence ATGAATATTGCAGTGGCAGCGGAGGGTGAAAATTTAAATAGTATAGTATCTGACAAGTTTGAAAAATGTTTATATTTGTTGATTGTTAATATGAATGATTTAAGTATTAAGACTATAAAAAATGAGAAACCATGTAAAGGTTTATCTCAAAAAAACCTTGCTGATGAGATATTAAAGTATGATTGTGAGGCATTGATTACAGGTGATATACAATTGACGGCATTTGATATTCTGGCAGATGAGGGAGTAACAAGGTTTTTTGGTGCAGGTTATTCAGTTGAAAAAACTCTTGAGCTAATGGATAAAAGATCATTAAAATTAATTAGAAACTGTAATGGGACAGATAGCTGTAGTGGTAATCACCACTAG
- a CDS encoding ABC transporter ATP-binding protein, with amino-acid sequence MLELKNLCLEIENDNGKINILKDINLKFKKNKIYVITGPNGGGKSSLAKTIMGIYKASSGDILLDEENISDLDITERAKKGIGFAFQQPARFKGIKVNELLNLAAGDNKVNTCKLLQDVGLCAQDYINRDVDSSLSGGELKRIEIATILARDLEVALFDEPEAGIDLWSFNKLVETFEAMNKNKETTIIIISHQERILNLADEVIILADGQIKEITSKENILDKIKKNDNCKCGEICQKGGTF; translated from the coding sequence ATGTTAGAATTAAAAAATTTATGTCTTGAAATAGAAAATGATAATGGAAAAATCAATATTTTAAAAGATATAAACTTAAAGTTTAAGAAGAATAAAATATATGTAATTACTGGTCCAAATGGTGGTGGTAAATCATCTTTAGCCAAAACAATAATGGGAATATATAAAGCTTCTTCTGGAGATATACTATTAGATGAAGAAAATATCTCAGATTTGGATATTACCGAAAGAGCTAAAAAGGGTATAGGATTTGCATTCCAACAGCCTGCAAGATTTAAAGGTATAAAAGTAAATGAGTTGCTAAACCTAGCTGCAGGGGATAATAAGGTAAATACATGTAAATTACTTCAGGACGTAGGACTTTGTGCTCAAGATTATATAAATAGGGATGTTGATTCAAGTCTTTCCGGTGGTGAACTTAAGAGAATAGAAATAGCAACTATACTTGCTAGAGACCTCGAAGTTGCATTGTTTGATGAGCCTGAAGCAGGAATAGATTTATGGAGTTTTAACAAGTTAGTTGAAACTTTTGAAGCTATGAATAAAAATAAAGAAACGACTATAATTATAATATCTCACCAAGAGAGAATTTTGAATTTAGCAGATGAGGTTATCATACTTGCAGATGGTCAAATTAAGGAAATAACTTCAAAAGAGAATATACTTGATAAAATAAAAAAGAATGATAATTGTAAATGCGGCGAGATTTGTCAAAAAGGAGGTACTTTTTAG
- a CDS encoding 4Fe-4S binding protein, producing the protein MVSAKRQKEMKALGFLLQNDKEHYSVRFLSKAGNFTVEELNNINKIAEKYGRGYSGLTTRLQIEVPWIKDEDAEKVIQEAKALGLRHGGTGQKVRPLVSCKGTVCLHGNIDTQAICRELDRKYFGTDTPHKCKIGIVGCANNCGKANINDIGVMGRCVPKFDSDNCVGCGLCVTNCRQKALQLVDKKIVHNKNLCVECGECVRVCNSNAVTVKEKGAEIFVGGRFGRGMRIGDSLGKIFKEEEIVSIVDTIMEYYRQTGNKGERISGVMDRIGKEKFIADVLNKID; encoded by the coding sequence ATGGTTAGTGCAAAAAGACAAAAAGAAATGAAAGCATTAGGATTTTTGTTACAAAATGACAAAGAACATTATTCAGTTAGGTTTTTAAGTAAAGCCGGCAATTTTACAGTAGAAGAATTAAACAACATTAATAAAATTGCGGAAAAATATGGACGAGGGTATTCGGGACTTACAACAAGACTTCAAATTGAAGTTCCATGGATCAAGGATGAAGATGCAGAAAAAGTAATTCAAGAAGCTAAAGCTTTAGGATTACGCCACGGCGGTACAGGCCAAAAAGTAAGACCTTTAGTTTCCTGTAAAGGAACTGTATGCCTCCATGGCAATATTGACACCCAAGCAATTTGCAGAGAATTAGACCGCAAATACTTTGGAACTGATACTCCACATAAATGTAAAATAGGAATAGTTGGGTGTGCTAATAACTGTGGAAAAGCTAATATAAATGATATCGGAGTTATGGGAAGATGTGTACCTAAATTTGATTCAGATAATTGTGTTGGCTGCGGACTTTGCGTAACAAATTGCCGACAAAAAGCGTTACAGTTAGTAGACAAAAAAATAGTTCATAATAAAAATTTATGTGTAGAATGTGGTGAATGTGTACGAGTATGCAACAGTAATGCTGTTACTGTTAAAGAAAAAGGTGCAGAAATATTTGTTGGTGGAAGATTTGGAAGAGGAATGAGAATCGGAGACTCACTTGGAAAAATATTCAAAGAAGAAGAAATAGTATCAATTGTCGATACCATTATGGAGTATTATAGACAAACTGGCAATAAAGGTGAAAGAATTTCAGGAGTTATGGATAGGATTGGAAAAGAAAAATTTATAGCTGATGTATTAAACAAAATTGATTAA
- a CDS encoding permease codes for MEKNAKFYTNDKKLAIIIMSMVLLLFLMNILRNIFIIKIDTNTLNNFCTVFISMILEGLPFIIIGSLISSFIQIFISEETVLKIIPKNKIIGLFCAASIGLVFPVCDCAIIPVTRRLIKKGVPTGIAITFMLSVPIINPIVLFSTYYAFTGKLYILISRFIFGFISAILIGYFIDLMHPGNVLRYDIQVNKCICNCNGHHSHSHNNTIHKLHFFCDIIYHTSSETYNTGKLFIIGALISAFVQTYIPKKYILSIGQGKMYSILIMLVLAYILCICSQTDAFIARTFLGQFTVGSVVGFLIFGPMLDIKNTLMLMGTFNKKFVIKLVFLIVSICFIMAASANYIIPLSLKIIGGI; via the coding sequence ATGGAAAAGAACGCTAAGTTTTATACAAACGACAAAAAACTGGCTATAATTATAATGTCAATGGTATTATTACTTTTTTTAATGAATATCTTAAGAAATATTTTTATAATAAAGATTGATACTAATACATTAAATAATTTTTGCACAGTATTCATAAGCATGATACTAGAAGGACTGCCATTTATTATAATTGGATCACTGATTTCATCATTTATCCAAATCTTTATTTCAGAAGAAACTGTATTAAAAATTATACCTAAAAATAAAATTATAGGTTTATTTTGTGCAGCATCAATAGGCTTAGTTTTTCCAGTATGTGATTGTGCAATAATACCTGTTACCAGAAGGCTTATAAAGAAAGGAGTTCCTACAGGCATAGCTATTACTTTTATGCTTTCTGTACCCATAATCAATCCTATAGTTTTGTTTTCCACTTACTATGCATTTACTGGTAAACTATACATACTAATTTCAAGATTTATATTTGGATTTATAAGTGCTATTTTAATAGGATATTTCATAGATTTAATGCATCCAGGAAATGTATTGAGATATGATATTCAAGTAAATAAATGCATCTGCAATTGCAATGGACATCATAGTCATAGTCACAATAATACTATCCATAAACTTCATTTTTTCTGTGATATAATTTACCATACTAGCTCTGAAACCTATAATACAGGTAAGTTATTTATTATAGGTGCACTTATATCAGCCTTTGTTCAAACCTATATACCCAAAAAATATATACTTTCTATTGGACAGGGTAAAATGTACTCTATATTAATTATGCTTGTATTAGCTTATATATTATGTATTTGTTCTCAAACAGATGCTTTCATTGCTAGAACTTTTCTTGGACAATTTACTGTTGGTTCTGTAGTTGGATTCTTAATATTTGGCCCAATGCTTGATATAAAAAACACATTAATGCTTATGGGCACATTTAATAAAAAATTTGTAATAAAGCTTGTTTTTCTTATAGTTTCTATATGTTTCATTATGGCTGCATCCGCAAATTATATAATTCCTCTTAGTTTGAAAATTATTGGGGGTATCTAA
- a CDS encoding TIGR03943 family putative permease subunit, with protein MKLNKSEFKWFVILICFTYYVYNLLSSGKIYLYLNPKMIKYVRFSFIIFLILTVFQLRRLFIPTQMNKRKVYFCVFLVPLFLGIYINPKGLNDELISKKGEVVMKNSISKNISISKTQSKSIQKDTPKDNILVVDGKNFTHIADDICYNNPNKYKGKDIVITGFVFRDGTNSKDKFLIARLMMVCCAADTEVTGLVCNWNKASTLKNNKWVKITGKIDVETENINGEKSSTPVIRVEYVDPAQKPQNQYIYPE; from the coding sequence GTGAAATTGAACAAAAGTGAATTTAAATGGTTTGTAATACTTATATGCTTTACTTATTATGTTTACAACTTACTTTCATCCGGGAAAATTTATCTTTATCTTAATCCTAAAATGATAAAATATGTTCGTTTTTCTTTCATTATTTTTCTTATACTCACTGTTTTTCAACTAAGAAGACTTTTTATACCTACACAAATGAATAAAAGAAAGGTTTATTTTTGTGTGTTTTTAGTTCCATTGTTTTTAGGTATTTACATAAATCCGAAGGGATTAAATGATGAACTTATTTCAAAAAAGGGTGAAGTAGTAATGAAAAATAGCATAAGTAAAAACATCTCAATTTCTAAAACTCAATCGAAAAGTATTCAGAAAGATACTCCAAAAGATAATATTTTAGTTGTTGATGGAAAAAATTTTACTCATATAGCAGATGATATTTGTTATAATAATCCAAACAAATATAAAGGTAAAGATATAGTTATAACAGGTTTTGTGTTTAGGGATGGTACAAATTCTAAAGATAAATTTCTAATTGCAAGATTAATGATGGTTTGCTGTGCTGCTGATACAGAGGTTACAGGATTAGTATGTAATTGGAATAAAGCTTCTACATTAAAAAATAACAAATGGGTTAAAATCACAGGAAAAATTGATGTAGAAACTGAAAATATTAACGGTGAAAAGTCCAGTACTCCTGTTATAAGAGTTGAATATGTAGATCCAGCTCAAAAGCCACAAAATCAATATATATATCCAGAATAA
- a CDS encoding DUF421 domain-containing protein, with protein MHLIKEFLIVGGRIVTILPLALGITIYMGKRSVGELPIFDFIVVITLEAVVGADIADPKIEHIHTAVAIILIGLLQKLISKLKIKYRKFGHIVTFEPTIVIQDGKFIVSNLTKIHYSIDNVLQMLREKEVFDIKDVYLAIVEPNGNVSVLKKPYKTEVTIEDINLIKKDPSISYPVIVDGIVYSETLKKLNLSEDWLKKRLEIIGMNSVEEIFFASVNMKKELHVSPKNYMNDKSKIMPVYN; from the coding sequence ATGCATTTAATTAAGGAATTTTTAATAGTAGGCGGCAGAATAGTAACTATCCTACCTTTAGCACTAGGAATAACTATATATATGGGGAAACGCTCTGTTGGAGAACTTCCGATTTTTGACTTTATAGTAGTAATAACGTTAGAAGCTGTAGTAGGTGCTGATATAGCAGATCCAAAAATTGAACATATACATACTGCAGTAGCAATTATTCTAATTGGGCTCTTGCAGAAACTGATTTCAAAATTAAAGATAAAATATAGAAAGTTCGGGCACATAGTGACATTTGAGCCTACAATTGTTATTCAAGATGGAAAGTTTATAGTATCAAACCTTACAAAGATACATTATTCAATTGATAATGTTCTTCAAATGCTGAGGGAAAAGGAAGTATTTGATATTAAAGATGTATATTTAGCAATTGTGGAGCCAAACGGCAATGTTTCAGTACTTAAAAAACCATATAAAACCGAGGTAACTATTGAAGATATAAATTTAATTAAAAAAGATCCTTCTATATCATATCCAGTAATAGTTGATGGGATAGTATATAGTGAAACATTGAAAAAATTGAATCTTTCTGAGGACTGGTTAAAAAAACGGTTAGAAATTATCGGTATGAATAGTGTAGAAGAGATTTTCTTTGCTTCAGTAAATATGAAAAAAGAACTGCATGTTTCACCGAAAAATTATATGAATGATAAGAGTAAAATAATGCCTGTATATAATTAA
- a CDS encoding SufB/SufD family protein, whose product MLNELDKSMLSQMSGLHELPIGAYNIRKNGEKAARNTTAHIDIVTKKDKPGIDIIVKPGTKGESVHIPVILTQEGLNDVVYNTFEIGEGSDVLIVAGCGIHNPGDKKSQHDGVHEFFVRKGARIKYVERHFGEGSGNGERVLNPKTIIEVEEGGYAELELVQIKGVSSTKRDTEIKLHKNARAVVSERLLTYKNQDAESKINVEMVGKDSSARIISRSVARDESKQLFHLNMSGYERCRGHIQCDSIIMDKATVQSIPKISAFHSDSQLIHEAAIGKIASDQLIKLMSLGLSEKEAEDTILKGFLK is encoded by the coding sequence ATGCTGAATGAATTGGATAAAAGTATGTTAAGTCAAATGTCAGGACTTCATGAATTGCCAATTGGCGCTTATAATATAAGAAAGAACGGAGAAAAGGCTGCAAGAAATACTACAGCTCATATAGATATAGTTACAAAAAAGGATAAGCCTGGCATAGACATAATAGTAAAACCCGGCACTAAAGGCGAGAGTGTACATATACCTGTAATTTTAACACAAGAAGGGTTAAATGATGTTGTGTATAATACTTTTGAAATTGGTGAGGGGTCAGATGTACTTATAGTGGCAGGTTGTGGTATACATAATCCAGGTGATAAAAAATCTCAGCATGATGGAGTCCATGAATTCTTTGTCAGGAAAGGTGCTCGCATAAAATATGTAGAGAGACATTTTGGAGAAGGCAGTGGAAATGGTGAAAGAGTATTGAATCCTAAAACAATAATAGAAGTTGAAGAAGGAGGATATGCTGAATTAGAGCTAGTCCAAATAAAAGGAGTAAGCAGTACTAAAAGGGATACAGAAATAAAACTTCATAAAAATGCTAGAGCTGTAGTATCAGAGAGACTTCTTACATATAAAAATCAAGATGCAGAGTCGAAGATAAATGTGGAAATGGTAGGAAAAGATTCTTCTGCACGAATAATTTCTCGTTCTGTAGCACGAGATGAGTCAAAACAACTATTTCATTTAAATATGTCTGGATATGAGAGATGCAGAGGTCATATTCAATGTGATTCCATAATAATGGACAAAGCAACGGTACAATCTATACCTAAAATATCAGCATTTCATTCAGATTCACAACTTATACATGAAGCTGCTATAGGAAAAATTGCTAGTGATCAACTTATAAAACTTATGTCATTAGGACTTTCTGAAAAAGAAGCTGAAGATACTATATTAAAAGGATTTCTTAAATAG
- a CDS encoding TIGR03943 family putative permease subunit, whose protein sequence is MNSKKFNFNIGEFTWCILLLAISFYFYKLVSSKKINMFITPNMSKYVTFASIALLVLGIFQIPKIISTPNDKPKFGYLIFGIPIIIGILVNPGGLNQQIADTKGMNVTQNSTQANTKALRKNSSMTKNTEIVMTEKNFFAFLNGISDDPNKFRNCKITLTGFVYKNDNIKANQFVIARLLMVCCAADTQTVGFLCNYNGQNLDKNTWVQVTGILDTTNYIDNNSKQVSLIPLIKIQSIKKVDPPTSKYIYINSTD, encoded by the coding sequence ATGAATAGTAAAAAATTTAATTTTAACATAGGAGAATTTACATGGTGTATACTTCTTCTTGCAATTTCATTTTATTTCTATAAATTAGTTTCTTCAAAAAAGATTAATATGTTTATAACTCCTAATATGAGTAAGTATGTTACGTTTGCTTCTATAGCTTTGCTGGTTTTGGGAATTTTTCAAATACCTAAAATAATAAGTACTCCAAATGACAAACCAAAGTTTGGCTACTTAATATTTGGGATTCCAATAATCATTGGTATTTTAGTGAATCCAGGTGGATTAAATCAACAAATAGCAGATACAAAGGGAATGAATGTAACGCAAAATTCTACTCAAGCAAACACAAAAGCACTAAGAAAAAACTCTAGTATGACTAAAAATACGGAAATTGTTATGACTGAAAAAAATTTTTTTGCTTTTCTTAATGGAATCAGCGATGATCCAAATAAATTTAGAAATTGTAAAATAACATTAACCGGTTTTGTTTACAAAAACGATAACATAAAAGCCAATCAATTTGTTATTGCAAGATTGCTTATGGTATGCTGTGCAGCTGATACACAGACTGTTGGATTCTTATGTAATTACAACGGACAAAATTTAGACAAAAACACATGGGTACAAGTAACAGGAATTCTTGATACTACAAATTACATTGATAATAATTCAAAACAAGTTTCTTTAATTCCCCTAATAAAAATTCAAAGTATTAAAAAAGTAGATCCGCCTACTTCAAAATATATTTACATTAATAGCACTGATTAA